Proteins from one Candidatus Desulfovibrio trichonymphae genomic window:
- a CDS encoding zinc ribbon domain-containing protein translates to MSDAIYFNQIKQLVELQKVDDAIFTIRQNMERTPRELEELQQHFENSEEQRRRILDKLEHLQEQQKRLALEIEDDTTRIKKSKNKIMQVGNTREYHAMMREMDSMERINRSREEEKTTLFEELEAQNNALAKLDSSHSSLQAELKVKRDGLAERLEKARAELDELDKKRVQDSRDIPQPIFRRYEFIRSRLEHPVIVAVTEGICSGCNIAVPPQTYIEIQRGQQILSCPNCQRLIFWNKHFAETPVAEAEAAKSKTVTE, encoded by the coding sequence ATGTCTGACGCTATCTATTTCAATCAAATAAAACAATTAGTTGAACTTCAAAAAGTGGATGACGCCATCTTCACCATACGGCAGAACATGGAACGCACGCCGCGCGAACTGGAAGAGCTTCAGCAACATTTTGAAAACAGCGAAGAACAACGACGACGCATTCTGGACAAACTTGAGCATCTTCAGGAGCAGCAGAAGCGTCTCGCACTTGAAATTGAAGACGACACGACCAGAATCAAAAAAAGTAAAAACAAGATTATGCAGGTCGGCAACACGCGAGAATATCATGCCATGATGCGTGAAATGGACAGCATGGAAAGAATCAACCGTTCCAGGGAAGAAGAAAAAACAACGCTTTTTGAAGAACTGGAAGCGCAAAACAACGCGCTGGCGAAACTGGACAGTAGCCATTCATCTCTGCAGGCGGAACTAAAAGTCAAGCGCGACGGTCTGGCAGAACGACTTGAGAAAGCGCGCGCGGAGCTTGACGAGCTGGACAAAAAACGTGTACAGGACAGCAGGGACATTCCGCAGCCGATTTTCAGACGATATGAGTTCATTCGTTCACGGCTGGAGCACCCGGTCATTGTTGCCGTCACGGAAGGCATCTGCTCCGGCTGCAACATAGCCGTGCCGCCGCAGACATATATTGAGATTCAGCGCGGCCAGCAAATTTTAAGCTGCCCCAACTGCCAGCGCCTGATCTTCTGGAACAAGCATTTTGCGGAAACTCCCGTCGCGGAAGCGGAAGCGGCAAAATCGAAAACGGTAACAGAATAG
- a CDS encoding Nif3-like dinuclear metal center hexameric protein: protein MQLVEITSVLEKIAPLSAAVPWDNSGMQVACRRTSAASLAVCLDPTPTSVRRALDSDAQYIVSHHPLLLKPALPNRLDAYHEVLRLLFNADVPLYAAHTSLDANPEGPAAWLARELNLVNLSVLEPTSPAPAADGLPTGFGLAGDLPCAHTLKAIISTLARHINLSSAILCGATPETVTRVAYCTGSGSSLLAVARRAGAQLFITGDIKYHTALTAEICLLDVGHHSLEEEMMRRLSLVLQQQLPLLTVFFVPSESPMRPLVLA from the coding sequence ATGCAACTTGTTGAAATAACTTCTGTTTTAGAAAAAATTGCCCCCCTGTCAGCTGCCGTGCCCTGGGACAATTCAGGTATGCAGGTAGCTTGCCGCAGAACATCGGCCGCCTCGCTGGCCGTCTGCCTTGACCCCACGCCCACGTCTGTGCGCCGGGCACTCGACAGCGACGCACAGTATATCGTCAGCCACCACCCGTTGCTGCTCAAACCGGCACTCCCCAACCGCCTTGACGCTTACCATGAGGTTTTACGGCTTCTTTTCAATGCCGACGTGCCGCTTTACGCCGCGCACACGTCACTGGACGCCAATCCAGAAGGCCCCGCCGCTTGGCTTGCACGCGAACTCAATCTGGTTAACCTCTCCGTGCTGGAACCGACATCCCCCGCACCCGCCGCCGACGGGCTGCCGACGGGCTTCGGCCTTGCAGGCGACCTGCCCTGCGCGCACACTCTTAAAGCAATCATCAGCACGCTTGCGCGCCATATCAATCTTTCCAGCGCCATACTCTGCGGCGCGACGCCGGAGACCGTCACGCGTGTGGCCTATTGCACAGGCTCCGGCTCTTCCCTGCTTGCGGTCGCCCGGCGAGCCGGCGCGCAGCTCTTCATCACAGGCGACATCAAGTACCATACCGCGCTGACGGCTGAAATCTGTTTGCTTGACGTAGGCCACCACAGCCTAGAAGAAGAAATGATGCGCCGTCTGAGCCTCGTTCTTCAGCAGCAGCTTCCGTTGCTGACGGTTTTTTTCGTGCCGTCCGAGTCGCCCATGCGCCCGCTTGTTCTTGCATGA
- a CDS encoding phosphoribosylformylglycinamidine synthase subunit PurQ, which produces MAVNALVITGYGTNSHLETAYTARLAGADKADVVHFADIVTGKACLADYHFLIFPGGFLDGDDLGAAQTAAMRWRYLRHSDGTPLLNSLQKFIAQGRLILGICNGFQLLVKLGVLPALDGKLFERQVSLGHNDSTRFEDRWVRLLPNPQSPCVFTKNLPMLTMPVRHGEGKLVARDAACLQRLQDEHLIALQYADPQTGEPTQIYPHNPNGSPWAVAGITDPTGLIFGLMPHPEAFHHVTNHPGWTRGELDPPGTMLFVNAVRYLRTLQ; this is translated from the coding sequence ATGGCGGTCAACGCGCTCGTCATTACAGGTTACGGTACAAATTCACATCTGGAAACCGCGTACACTGCCCGTCTTGCCGGTGCGGACAAAGCCGATGTGGTGCATTTTGCCGACATTGTCACGGGCAAAGCATGCCTTGCGGACTATCATTTTCTTATTTTTCCCGGCGGCTTTCTGGACGGGGACGATCTTGGCGCAGCGCAAACAGCTGCCATGCGGTGGCGCTATCTGCGCCACAGCGACGGCACGCCGCTTTTGAACAGCCTTCAGAAATTCATTGCGCAAGGCAGGCTGATTCTCGGCATATGCAATGGTTTTCAACTGCTCGTCAAACTGGGAGTACTGCCCGCGCTTGACGGCAAACTTTTTGAACGTCAGGTCTCGCTCGGACATAACGATTCCACGCGGTTTGAAGACCGCTGGGTGCGCCTGCTGCCGAACCCTCAAAGCCCCTGTGTTTTCACAAAAAACCTGCCCATGCTGACTATGCCCGTGCGCCACGGGGAAGGGAAGCTCGTCGCCCGCGACGCGGCCTGCCTGCAGCGTCTGCAGGACGAGCATCTCATTGCCCTGCAATACGCCGACCCGCAAACAGGCGAACCCACGCAGATCTACCCGCACAATCCCAACGGTTCTCCGTGGGCCGTTGCCGGAATTACCGACCCTACAGGGCTGATATTCGGGCTCATGCCCCACCCCGAAGCCTTTCACCACGTGACCAATCACCCCGGCTGGACAAGGGGAGAACTCGACCCTCCGGGAACTATGCTCTTTGTCAACGCAGTGCGCTACCTGCGTACCCTACAGTGA
- a CDS encoding CTP synthase, producing the protein MKTKFIFVTGGVLSSLGKGLAAASLGALLQTRGMSVTIQKLDPYINVDPGTMNPFQHGEVFVTDDGAETDLDLGHYERYLDVPMSRKNNTTSGAIYNSVIVKERRGDYLGATVQVIPHITDEIKKIVLSLAEGENAPDVAIIEIGGTVGDIEGLPFLEAIRQLRSEFGRDNCLNIHLTLVPYLRSAGEHKTKPTQHSVKELLSIGIQPDIILCRCEQIIPQELRRKIALFCNVDQDAVFASVDVDNIYEVPLKFYEEGFDQKVAIMLRLPARNAHLEAWEKLVHDCAKPQGQVTIAVVGKYVDLKEAYKSLHEALHHGGVANRTAVKLRYVNSETVGDANAASLLKGCAGVLVPGGFGYRGVEGKIAAIRYAREKRVPFFGICLGMQCAVIEFARHVAGIEDANSEEFNPLSAHKVIYLMTEWFDFRTKNLEKRDAASNKGGTMRLGAYPCKILPGTKANGAYKKTLVEERHRHRYEFNNGFKEILAQKGMLFSGLAPDDSLVEIMELADHPWFLGCQFHPEFKSRPMAAHPLFREFIRAAKECAG; encoded by the coding sequence ATGAAAACAAAATTTATTTTTGTCACAGGCGGCGTGCTGTCCTCACTGGGTAAAGGTCTGGCGGCCGCCTCATTGGGCGCGCTTTTGCAGACGCGCGGTATGTCCGTCACCATACAAAAGCTTGATCCTTACATCAATGTTGACCCGGGCACAATGAATCCCTTTCAGCACGGTGAAGTTTTTGTGACGGACGACGGGGCGGAGACGGATCTCGATCTGGGCCACTATGAGCGCTATCTTGACGTGCCCATGTCGCGCAAAAATAACACCACTTCCGGCGCCATTTACAACAGCGTCATCGTCAAGGAACGGCGTGGCGATTATCTGGGCGCCACTGTGCAGGTTATTCCGCACATTACTGATGAGATCAAGAAAATAGTGCTCTCTCTCGCTGAGGGAGAAAACGCGCCGGACGTGGCGATTATTGAAATCGGCGGCACGGTGGGCGACATTGAGGGGTTGCCTTTTCTGGAGGCTATACGCCAGTTGCGTTCGGAGTTCGGGCGCGACAATTGCCTCAACATCCATCTAACGCTCGTGCCCTATCTGCGCAGCGCCGGCGAACACAAGACAAAACCCACGCAGCACAGCGTCAAGGAGCTGCTTTCCATCGGCATCCAGCCGGATATCATTCTCTGCCGTTGCGAACAGATCATTCCGCAGGAACTGCGCCGCAAGATTGCACTTTTTTGCAATGTGGATCAGGACGCTGTTTTTGCCTCTGTGGACGTGGACAATATTTATGAAGTGCCCCTGAAATTCTATGAAGAGGGTTTTGACCAGAAGGTCGCGATTATGCTGCGTTTGCCAGCGCGCAACGCGCACCTGGAAGCTTGGGAGAAGCTTGTGCACGACTGCGCGAAGCCACAGGGGCAGGTAACTATTGCTGTTGTGGGCAAATATGTTGATCTGAAAGAAGCTTACAAAAGCCTGCATGAAGCCCTGCACCACGGCGGCGTCGCAAACAGGACAGCTGTGAAACTGCGCTATGTTAATTCGGAAACAGTGGGTGACGCCAACGCCGCCTCTCTGCTGAAGGGCTGCGCCGGCGTTCTGGTGCCCGGCGGTTTTGGCTATCGCGGCGTGGAAGGCAAAATTGCGGCCATTCGTTACGCCCGTGAGAAACGTGTGCCCTTTTTCGGCATCTGTCTCGGTATGCAGTGCGCGGTGATTGAGTTCGCGCGGCATGTTGCGGGCATTGAGGACGCCAATTCAGAAGAGTTTAACCCCCTTTCCGCGCACAAGGTCATTTATTTGATGACCGAATGGTTTGATTTTCGTACAAAGAATCTGGAAAAGCGCGATGCCGCGAGCAACAAGGGCGGGACCATGCGGCTCGGCGCTTATCCTTGCAAAATATTGCCGGGCACCAAAGCCAACGGAGCCTATAAAAAGACTCTTGTGGAAGAACGCCACAGGCATCGCTATGAATTCAATAACGGCTTCAAGGAAATACTGGCCCAGAAGGGCATGCTTTTCAGCGGTCTTGCGCCGGACGATTCTCTTGTGGAAATTATGGAGTTGGCGGATCACCCCTGGTTTTTAGGCTGTCAGTTTCACCCTGAGTTCAAGTCGCGCCCCATGGCGGCGCACCCCTTGTTCAGGGAATTTATCCGCGCCGCGAAAGAGTGCGCCGGATGA
- the lepA gene encoding translation elongation factor 4, giving the protein MAKQEHIRNFCIIAHIDHGKSTLADRILELTGLVSVREAREQYLDKMDLERERGITIKAQSVRIPYTAADGIVYELNLIDTPGHVDFNYEVSRSLAACEGALLVVDVTQGVEAQTLANVYLALDNNHEIIPILNKIDLQSADVERVKAEIEVGIGLDCAEALAVSAKTGLGVREVLEAIVRRLPAPEGDTSAPLKALVFDSWYNSYQGVVILFRVVDGVVRVNDRIRLMSTGKEYEVLRLGVFSPESVDVRSLGAGEVGFLSGSIKALNDARVGDTLTSADKPATEPVPGFKEVKPMVFCGLYPTESDEYENLKAALGKLQINDAAFSFEPETSQAIGFGFRCGFLGLLHMEIVQERLEREFAMALIATSPSVVYRVETTDGKNLSIDNPSRLPDAVKIQALYEPYVRMDIHVPNEYVGNIMKLCEEKRGTQKNLRYLSVNRVVATYELPFAEIVYDFFDRLKSVTRGYASMDYEPLDYRTSNLVRLDILLNSDPVDALATIVHRDRAYAYGRSLALKLKRTIPRQLFEVAIQAAIGQKVIARETVSAFRKNVTAKCYGGDITRKRKLLEKQKEGKKRMKRMGNLELPQEAFLVALKVED; this is encoded by the coding sequence ATGGCGAAACAGGAACATATACGCAATTTTTGTATTATAGCGCACATTGACCATGGTAAATCTACTCTGGCCGACCGCATACTGGAGCTGACAGGACTTGTCAGCGTGCGTGAGGCGCGCGAGCAGTATCTGGATAAAATGGATCTTGAGCGGGAGCGCGGCATTACCATTAAAGCTCAGTCTGTACGCATACCCTATACAGCGGCTGACGGCATTGTCTATGAGCTGAACCTTATTGACACGCCTGGACATGTTGACTTCAATTATGAAGTTTCACGTTCCCTTGCTGCCTGCGAGGGTGCGCTTTTGGTAGTTGACGTAACGCAGGGAGTGGAGGCGCAGACCCTCGCCAATGTGTATCTGGCGCTGGATAACAATCACGAAATCATACCCATACTTAACAAAATTGACTTACAGAGTGCGGATGTGGAGCGTGTGAAGGCAGAAATTGAAGTAGGCATCGGCCTTGACTGCGCCGAAGCGCTGGCGGTTTCAGCGAAGACCGGCCTTGGCGTGCGCGAAGTGCTTGAGGCTATTGTGCGCCGTTTGCCGGCGCCCGAAGGAGATACTTCCGCCCCATTGAAGGCGCTTGTTTTTGATTCCTGGTATAACAGCTATCAGGGCGTTGTAATATTGTTCCGGGTTGTTGACGGGGTTGTGCGCGTGAATGACCGCATCCGTCTGATGAGCACGGGAAAGGAATATGAAGTGCTGCGCCTGGGAGTGTTTTCCCCTGAATCTGTTGATGTGCGCTCGCTGGGCGCCGGAGAAGTTGGTTTTTTGAGCGGTTCTATCAAAGCGTTGAACGACGCGCGCGTGGGCGACACCCTTACCTCGGCAGATAAGCCGGCCACAGAACCAGTGCCCGGCTTCAAGGAGGTGAAACCCATGGTCTTCTGCGGTTTGTACCCCACAGAATCGGATGAATACGAAAATCTGAAGGCAGCGCTGGGAAAATTGCAGATCAATGACGCCGCCTTCAGTTTTGAGCCGGAAACATCGCAGGCCATCGGCTTTGGTTTCCGTTGCGGATTTTTGGGGCTCTTGCACATGGAGATTGTTCAGGAACGTCTTGAGCGGGAATTTGCAATGGCCCTTATTGCCACGTCGCCGTCAGTTGTATACAGGGTGGAGACAACTGACGGCAAAAATCTGTCTATCGACAATCCTTCCCGCCTGCCGGACGCCGTCAAGATACAGGCCCTTTATGAGCCGTATGTACGCATGGATATCCATGTGCCCAATGAATACGTCGGCAATATCATGAAATTGTGCGAAGAGAAGCGTGGGACGCAGAAAAATCTACGCTACCTTTCTGTCAACCGTGTTGTAGCAACGTATGAGCTGCCGTTTGCCGAAATTGTCTATGACTTTTTCGACAGACTCAAGTCAGTGACGCGCGGCTATGCCTCTATGGATTATGAGCCGCTGGATTATCGCACGTCCAATCTTGTGCGACTTGATATCCTGCTCAACAGCGATCCGGTGGACGCGCTGGCTACCATTGTTCACCGCGACAGGGCATACGCCTACGGTCGCTCTCTGGCCCTCAAGCTCAAACGCACAATACCGCGCCAGCTCTTTGAGGTAGCCATTCAGGCAGCCATCGGCCAGAAGGTTATTGCCCGTGAGACGGTTTCAGCCTTCCGCAAAAATGTCACGGCCAAATGTTACGGCGGGGACATCACGCGTAAGCGTAAATTATTGGAGAAACAGAAGGAAGGGAAAAAGCGCATGAAGCGTATGGGCAATCTTGAACTGCCGCAGGAGGCCTTTTTGGTTGCTCTGAAAGTGGAGGATTAG
- a CDS encoding branched-chain amino acid ABC transporter permease, with translation MEQFLQQCVNALQWGSFYALIALGYTLVYGVLRLINFAHGDIFMVGAYISFFVSTTLLATDGWFDFSRELTLILTIPLVVLLTSFVGVALERIAYRPLRRKGAHRLYVVITALMCGLVLENGNLALLGASRRILPQLMDKEVYMIGSIAVTNLKLWVILTAFLVFFILHFVVTRTRIGMAMRAVSWDRFALPLMGIPLDSVIVFTFVLGSGIAGLGGMLFAMSYPVLEPYMGAMTGWKAFIAAVVGGIGDIRGAFVGGFLLAFVEIMVAAFLPSTFRDLFAFSILLLILWVKPTGIFGLPQTTKI, from the coding sequence ATGGAACAATTCCTCCAACAATGCGTCAACGCCCTGCAGTGGGGCAGTTTTTATGCCCTGATTGCTTTGGGTTATACTTTGGTTTATGGGGTGTTACGGTTAATCAATTTTGCGCACGGCGATATTTTTATGGTGGGTGCGTATATTTCGTTTTTTGTGTCCACGACTTTGTTGGCGACGGACGGATGGTTTGATTTTTCGCGTGAGCTGACCTTGATTTTGACTATTCCGCTGGTCGTGCTTCTGACTTCCTTTGTGGGGGTGGCTTTGGAGCGCATTGCTTATAGACCGTTGCGGCGCAAGGGCGCACACCGTTTGTATGTTGTCATAACGGCTCTGATGTGCGGTCTGGTGCTGGAAAACGGTAATTTGGCCCTGTTGGGGGCCAGCCGTCGAATTCTGCCGCAGCTTATGGACAAAGAAGTGTATATGATTGGGAGCATTGCGGTGACCAACCTCAAGCTCTGGGTCATTCTCACGGCTTTTCTGGTGTTTTTCATTCTGCATTTTGTGGTGACAAGAACGCGCATCGGCATGGCCATGCGGGCTGTGTCCTGGGACAGATTCGCTTTGCCGCTCATGGGCATCCCGCTGGACAGCGTGATTGTATTTACTTTTGTGCTGGGTTCGGGCATTGCCGGGTTGGGCGGTATGCTCTTTGCCATGTCTTACCCGGTACTGGAGCCGTACATGGGGGCCATGACCGGTTGGAAGGCTTTTATCGCAGCGGTTGTTGGCGGCATCGGCGATATTCGCGGTGCTTTTGTGGGCGGTTTTTTGCTGGCTTTTGTGGAGATAATGGTCGCTGCCTTTTTGCCGTCCACTTTTCGAGACTTGTTCGCTTTTTCCATACTTTTGCTTATATTGTGGGTAAAGCCCACGGGAATTTTCGGTTTGCCCCAGACGACGAAGATATAG
- a CDS encoding branched-chain amino acid ABC transporter permease, with protein sequence MQRRTLNIIFLLAAVALVIAAHLGLLDNYTLTILMFMGINCVFAASLNLVNGYMGEFSCGHAGFMCVGAYVGSLMSVGLFTSSKFFGGPLLPPELAPFLFPLVLLAATLVSALFGLIVALPSFHTRDDYLAIITIAANYIIISIVENIDVIGGPRGFSGMKKTINAMHGVIDIPWMLIWVIISTVICITVLYRLVTSTYGKGIAAVCQNEVAAEIMGVNTNRVKIMAFMVSSGMAGLSGALYAHVYGYVNAQAFNILKSTEGLVMVYLGGMGSLSGVLLAAIVFTLLIEMLRFFIPMLNGTLHAMSLLPADLEVSQIWKWVIIPLILILLMQFRPEGFFGNRELTHIFPRLRRWIYFR encoded by the coding sequence ATGCAACGCCGAACTCTCAATATAATTTTTCTTCTGGCCGCTGTGGCTTTGGTCATAGCTGCTCATCTCGGTCTTCTGGATAACTATACCCTGACCATTTTGATGTTCATGGGCATTAACTGTGTGTTCGCGGCCAGTTTAAATCTGGTAAACGGCTACATGGGCGAGTTTTCCTGCGGTCATGCCGGGTTCATGTGTGTGGGCGCTTATGTCGGCTCTTTGATGTCCGTGGGCTTGTTCACCAGCAGCAAATTTTTCGGCGGGCCGCTGCTGCCGCCGGAACTCGCGCCCTTTCTTTTTCCGCTGGTCCTGCTGGCGGCGACGCTGGTCTCCGCCCTGTTCGGGCTGATCGTGGCTCTGCCTTCTTTTCACACCCGCGATGACTATCTGGCCATTATCACCATCGCGGCCAACTACATTATTATCTCCATTGTGGAGAATATTGACGTCATTGGCGGGCCGCGCGGTTTTTCGGGCATGAAAAAGACCATCAACGCAATGCACGGGGTGATAGACATTCCTTGGATGCTTATCTGGGTAATTATCAGCACAGTGATTTGCATTACCGTGTTGTACAGGCTGGTGACCAGCACTTACGGCAAGGGCATTGCAGCGGTGTGCCAAAATGAGGTAGCGGCGGAGATCATGGGCGTGAACACCAACCGGGTGAAAATCATGGCCTTCATGGTCTCTTCCGGTATGGCCGGGCTTTCAGGAGCGTTGTATGCACATGTTTACGGCTATGTGAACGCCCAAGCTTTCAATATTTTGAAATCCACCGAAGGGCTGGTTATGGTATATCTGGGCGGCATGGGGTCACTTTCCGGAGTGCTGCTGGCGGCCATTGTGTTCACTTTGCTCATTGAAATGTTGCGTTTTTTCATCCCCATGCTCAACGGCACCCTGCACGCGATGAGTCTGCTCCCGGCGGATCTCGAAGTGAGCCAGATTTGGAAATGGGTAATCATTCCCCTTATTTTGATTTTACTTATGCAGTTCAGGCCTGAGGGTTTTTTCGGCAATCGGGAATTGACGCATATTTTTCCGCGCCTGAGACGCTGGATTTATTTTAGATAG
- a CDS encoding ABC transporter ATP-binding protein, giving the protein MALLEIRGLTQRFGGLQALTDFSIDIGDHDLVGLIGPNGAGKTTVFNLVSGFYTPSAGSIKFAGTPTRGLKPHQVTALSLARTFQNIRLWPDMTVLDNIRLARYHRLGYTFLDAILRTRLYRAAERMAERRAMDILERMDMLDYAQDLPKNLPYGLQRRVEVARALATRPKLLLLDEPAAGLNSADVDDLIRYIRWVYDEFNISIWMIEHQMKMVMSLCQRLMVINFGQTIAKGSPLEIQSNPDVISAYLGDDVI; this is encoded by the coding sequence TTGGCACTGCTTGAAATACGAGGCTTGACCCAACGTTTTGGGGGTTTGCAGGCGCTTACGGACTTCAGTATTGACATTGGGGATCACGATTTGGTGGGCCTCATTGGTCCCAACGGCGCAGGCAAAACAACGGTGTTCAATCTGGTTTCCGGGTTTTACACTCCCAGCGCGGGCAGCATAAAATTCGCGGGCACACCCACGCGCGGGTTGAAGCCGCATCAGGTCACGGCCCTGAGCTTGGCGCGTACCTTTCAGAATATCCGGCTCTGGCCGGACATGACCGTGCTGGATAACATCCGCCTAGCCCGTTATCACCGCTTGGGCTATACTTTTCTGGACGCAATTTTGCGCACCAGACTATACAGAGCAGCGGAGCGGATGGCGGAAAGGCGGGCTATGGATATTTTGGAGCGCATGGATATGCTGGACTATGCGCAGGATCTGCCCAAAAATCTGCCTTATGGGTTGCAGCGCAGGGTGGAGGTAGCTAGGGCTCTGGCGACCCGTCCCAAGCTGCTTTTGCTGGATGAACCGGCAGCCGGGTTGAACTCGGCGGACGTAGACGATCTTATCCGTTATATCCGCTGGGTTTACGACGAATTCAACATCAGCATCTGGATGATTGAGCATCAGATGAAGATGGTGATGTCGCTGTGTCAGCGTCTGATGGTGATTAATTTCGGGCAGACAATAGCCAAGGGCTCTCCGCTGGAGATTCAGAGCAATCCGGATGTAATAAGCGCCTACCTGGGAGACGATGTAATCTGA
- a CDS encoding ABC transporter ATP-binding protein — protein MMLSVTALKAAYGKIEALHGISFHVERGEIVTLIGANGAGKSTTLKALMRLAPPESPIVTGGEIVFEGKSMLGMEGHNVVDKLKMTLVPEGRHIFGNLTVMENLTLAAWTRRRESPKKDIEHIFELFPRLAERARQRSNTLSGGEQQMLAVGRALMTKCSVLLLDEPSMGLAPLIMYDMFRTLKQLNSKGLTIIVVEQNAKLALQVADRGYVLDTGEIVAEGYCAELLQDLEIKAAYLGG, from the coding sequence CTGATGTTGAGCGTGACTGCTCTTAAGGCGGCCTACGGTAAAATTGAGGCTCTGCACGGTATATCCTTTCATGTGGAGCGCGGGGAAATTGTAACGCTCATCGGGGCCAATGGAGCGGGTAAATCCACCACACTGAAAGCGCTCATGCGTCTTGCTCCTCCAGAGTCGCCCATAGTAACCGGCGGGGAGATTGTCTTTGAAGGCAAGTCCATGCTGGGGATGGAAGGGCATAATGTTGTGGACAAGCTGAAAATGACTCTGGTGCCAGAGGGCCGGCATATTTTTGGCAATCTGACGGTTATGGAAAATCTGACTCTGGCGGCCTGGACGAGGAGGCGCGAGTCTCCCAAAAAGGATATAGAGCATATTTTTGAGTTGTTTCCGCGTCTGGCCGAGCGGGCCAGACAGCGCAGCAATACGCTTTCCGGCGGCGAACAGCAGATGCTGGCCGTGGGCCGGGCGTTGATGACAAAATGTTCGGTGCTGCTTCTGGACGAACCGTCCATGGGGCTGGCCCCGCTGATTATGTACGATATGTTCCGTACACTCAAGCAGCTTAATTCTAAAGGACTGACCATTATCGTGGTCGAGCAGAACGCCAAGTTGGCTTTGCAGGTGGCGGACAGGGGTTACGTTCTGGACACAGGCGAAATCGTGGCCGAAGGGTATTGCGCTGAATTGCTTCAGGATCTGGAAATCAAAGCCGCCTATCTGGGGGGATAG
- a CDS encoding phosphatidylglycerophosphatase A family protein — MRFQDMCVLAFCRLGVAGLAPKAPGTWGSAVACLLAPFVFLPFSYTGRVLALVLIFIAGGLAAMRAEQLLGRKDPGEVVIDELLGVWIALSPFEKPGPGIFVASFALFRLFDIWKPWPVRASENWLPDGFGVMLDDAFAGLWALLCVLVLHFLHIV; from the coding sequence ATGCGTTTTCAGGATATGTGCGTTCTGGCGTTCTGTCGGCTGGGCGTGGCCGGGCTGGCGCCGAAAGCGCCGGGCACATGGGGCAGTGCTGTAGCCTGCCTGCTGGCGCCTTTTGTGTTTTTGCCTTTCTCTTACACAGGGCGCGTTCTTGCGCTGGTGCTGATTTTTATTGCAGGCGGCCTTGCGGCGATGCGCGCGGAACAGCTGTTGGGCCGCAAAGATCCCGGTGAGGTGGTGATTGATGAGCTTCTGGGCGTCTGGATTGCACTCTCCCCTTTTGAAAAGCCGGGGCCGGGAATTTTTGTAGCGTCCTTTGCGCTTTTTCGGTTGTTTGACATCTGGAAGCCCTGGCCTGTGCGTGCTTCGGAAAACTGGCTGCCGGACGGCTTCGGCGTCATGCTGGACGACGCGTTTGCCGGGCTGTGGGCATTGCTCTGCGTGCTGGTGCTGCACTTTTTACATATTGTATAA
- the infA gene encoding translation initiation factor IF-1 has protein sequence MAKEGSIEVDGVVQEALPNAMFRVELENGHEVLTHISGKMRKFYIRILPGDHVKVELSPYDLMRGRITYRMK, from the coding sequence ATGGCTAAAGAAGGGTCTATTGAAGTTGACGGAGTTGTCCAGGAAGCACTGCCGAACGCCATGTTCCGCGTGGAGCTTGAAAATGGCCACGAAGTGCTGACTCATATTTCCGGCAAGATGCGCAAATTTTATATACGCATTTTACCCGGTGACCACGTCAAGGTGGAGCTTTCACCCTATGATCTCATGCGTGGCCGCATTACCTACCGGATGAAATAA